A portion of the Echeneis naucrates chromosome 5, fEcheNa1.1, whole genome shotgun sequence genome contains these proteins:
- the cbfa2t2 gene encoding protein CBFA2T2: MPSVLNYSREKKSPAMPGSPVDAKNHSRSAPSSSSTSSTMPPLPSVNPSGPRPASFSTTALTNGNHHSPPTLNAVPSPPQRYSNGPSSSSSSSLANQQLPATCGARQLSKLKRFLTTLQQFGNDISPEIGDSVRSLVLALVNSTVTIEEFHSRLQEATNFPLRPFVIPFLKANLPLLQRELLHCARAAKQTPAQYLSQHEHLLLSTTLASSPDSSELLMEPPEAGSKRHSPSRAKENGFHERPPVAMEPATKRICTISPAPRHSPAHPLPLNAQLHPTPPPLQHYALDDIAAPHILHREHSQRMLEIRDLKDRPRVPGTNGGYREEPVDHRLTDREWADEWRHLDHVLNCIVDMVEKTRRSVSVLRRCQESDREELNYWRRRSSEQEDPRKGGSGSAPFSKTHSPHSAESDSLRDFAPRPGSAYVTDEIWRKAEEAVNEVKRQAMDEVQKAVAEAEQKAFEMIAAERAKMEKTLAEAKRKAQEDAIMVINEQEDSSECCWNCGRKASETCSGCNAARYCGSFCQHKDWERHHLICSPGLQAQPKSVSAITASRVAAMGTAAAAAAGVSPVGLTVVKASDSVPSVSSPGGEKPSGASRSSTPSTPASAAEANGH; this comes from the exons ACAGTAGAGAGAAGAAGAGCCCTGCCATGCCCGGTTCTCCTGTGGATGCTAAGAATCATTCCAGATCAgcccccagcagcagcagcaccagctccACGATGCCACCCCTTCCCTCTGTCAACCCCAGCGGCCCTCGTCCGGCCTCTTTTTCAACAACAGCAT TGACCAATGGGAATCATCATTCCCCACCAACCTTGAATGCAGTGCCATCTCCACCGCAACGCTACAGCAACGgaccatcttcttcctcctcctcatcgctAGCTAACCAGCAGCTGCCGGCCACCTGTGGGGCTCGCCAGCTGAGCAAGCTGAAACGTTTCCTGACCACGCTGCAGCAGTTTGGCAATGACATTTCTCCTGAGATTGGAGACAGCGTCCGAAGCCTCGTTCTAGCCCTTGTG AATTCAACAGTTACCATTGAAGAGTTTCACTCACGTCTTCAGGAGGCCACCAACTTTCCCTTGCGGCCATTTGTTATTCCCTTCCTGAAG GCAAACCTACCCCTGCTGCAAAGGGAACTTCTCCACTGTGCACGGGCAGCCAAGCAGACCCCAGCCCAGTATCTGTCCCAGCATGAGCACCTCCTGCTAAGCACCACTCTGGCCTCCTCTCCCGActcctctgagctgctgatggaGCCCCCTGAAGCTGGGAGCAAGAGACACAGCCCCAGCAG GGCCAAGGAAAACGGTTTTCACGAGCGCCCACCCGTGGCCATGGAGCCTGCCACAAAACGAATTTGCACCATCAGCCCTGCTCCCCGACACAGCCCCGCCCACCCGCTGCCCCTCAACGCCCAGCTTCACCCAACTCCCCCACCCTTGCAGCACTACGCCCTGGATGACATCGCAGCACCGCACATCCTACACCGCGAGCACAGCCAGCGCATGCTGGAGATACGCGACCTGAAAGACAGGCCCAGAGTCCCCG GCACTAACGGGGGCTACCGTGAGGAGCCGGTGGaccacagactgacagacagagagtgggCTGATGAATGGAGGCATCTGGACCAT GTGTTGAACTGCATTGTGGACATGGTGGAGAAGACACGGAGGTCAGTGAGCGTGCTCAGACGATGCCAGGAATCAGACCGCGAGGAGCTCAACTACTGGAGACGACGTTCGAGCGAGCAGGAGGACCCACGCAAAGGAGGCTCAGGTTCTGCTCCTTTCTCCAAGACACACAGCCCTCACTCTGCAGAGTCCG ACTCCCTGCGCGACTTTGCTCCCCGGCCAGGATCAGCATACGTTACAGATGAGATCTGGCGGAAAGCTG AAGAAGCGGTGAATGAGGTGAAACGTCAAGCCATGGATGAGGTTCAGAAAGCAGTAGCAGAGGCCGAGCAGAAGGCTTTTGAGATGATTGCTGCTGAAAGGGCTAAGATGGAAAAGACTCTGGCTGAGGCGAAGAGGAAGGCTCAAGAGGATGCCATCATGGTCATCAACGAACAAGAGGACTCCAGTGAG TGCTGCTGGAACTGCGGCCGCAAAGCTAGTGAGACGTGCAGCGGCTGCAACGCTGCTCGATATTGCGGCTCCTTCTGCCAGCACAAAGACTGGGAGAGGCACCATCTCATCTGCAGCCCCGGACTTCAGGCTCAACCCAAATCAGTTTCTGCCATCACTGCAAGCCGGGTAGCTGCCATGGGCAcagcggcagcggcagcagctggGGTGTCCCCCGTTGGCCTGACCGTGGTCAAGGCCAGCGACAGCGTGCCTTCAGTCTCCAGTCCTGGAGGAGAGAAACCTTCAGGTGCCTCTCGCTCCTCGACCCCCTCCACCCCTGCCTCGGCCGCTGAGGCCAACGGACACTAG